One genomic window of Luteitalea pratensis includes the following:
- a CDS encoding DUF423 domain-containing protein — protein sequence MAFGVALGAFGAHGLKARLTPDFLAIYETGVRYHLVHGLAVFVAAWLAGEDQTRSARLAGVLFIVGILLFSGSLYLLALTGLRGFGAITPLGGLAWIVAWGLIALRTKAR from the coding sequence ATGGCCTTCGGTGTGGCCCTTGGCGCGTTCGGCGCGCATGGCTTGAAGGCGCGTCTGACGCCCGATTTCCTGGCGATCTACGAAACGGGCGTTCGTTACCACCTGGTGCACGGCCTGGCCGTGTTCGTCGCGGCGTGGCTGGCCGGCGAAGACCAGACCCGATCGGCACGCCTGGCCGGCGTGCTCTTCATCGTCGGCATCCTGCTCTTCTCGGGCAGCCTTTACCTGCTGGCCCTGACGGGCCTCCGCGGCTTCGGCGCGATCACGCCGCTGGGAGGTCTCGCCTGGATCGTCGCGTGGGGGCTCATCGCGCTCCGCACAAAAGCGAGGTAG
- a CDS encoding MFS transporter encodes MSLPPPASPADCATPLPTQGIPGALRRLGAALLSRDFRILWLGAFTSTIGTWMQKIAQSWLVLSLTGSAWYLGLDSFLGELPILLFTLVGGVIADRHNRRLLLISSQVVQLSSATLLALLVWFDVVRIWHVLLLSCLTGFAQAFGGPAYQSLVPSLVPKKDLPNAIALNSIQFNLSRVIGPALAGIAVASVGLAACFGMNALSFLAVIAALIALHVPHVRPVNSMPMLAEMKGGLRYVRDDRTLVSLIIVASASTFLGLPMQTFLPVLAQQVFGQGVDTYSRMMSFSGAGAVTGALAVAWLGRFHGMGKVLLGLQATFSLLVIAVAWSRSVHLTYLLLFAAGLSTIITSSLVTSLVQLVAPDAMRGRVMSIYMVAFRGGMPLGSLVSGALISRIGLPVVLTLNGSLLCLAALYFLTRREGVVRV; translated from the coding sequence TTGTCCCTGCCTCCGCCCGCGTCCCCGGCTGACTGTGCCACGCCGCTGCCCACCCAGGGCATCCCTGGTGCGCTGCGGCGCCTTGGCGCGGCGCTGCTGTCGCGGGATTTCCGCATCCTCTGGCTCGGCGCGTTCACGTCCACCATCGGTACGTGGATGCAGAAGATCGCCCAGAGCTGGCTGGTCCTGTCGCTGACGGGGTCGGCCTGGTACCTCGGCCTCGACTCGTTCCTCGGCGAACTGCCGATTCTCCTCTTCACTCTCGTCGGTGGGGTCATCGCCGACCGCCACAACCGCCGATTGCTGCTGATCAGCTCCCAGGTGGTGCAGTTGTCGTCGGCGACGTTGCTGGCCCTGCTCGTCTGGTTCGACGTCGTGCGCATCTGGCACGTGCTGCTGCTGTCGTGCCTGACCGGGTTCGCGCAGGCCTTCGGCGGACCGGCCTATCAATCGTTGGTGCCATCGCTCGTGCCGAAGAAGGACCTGCCGAACGCGATTGCGCTCAACTCGATCCAGTTCAACCTCTCCCGCGTGATTGGCCCGGCGCTGGCAGGCATCGCGGTCGCCTCGGTCGGCCTCGCGGCCTGCTTCGGCATGAACGCGCTCTCGTTCCTCGCCGTCATCGCCGCGCTGATCGCCCTGCACGTCCCACACGTGCGTCCTGTGAACAGCATGCCGATGCTGGCCGAGATGAAGGGCGGCCTGCGTTACGTGCGCGACGACCGCACGCTGGTCTCGCTGATCATCGTCGCCTCGGCGTCGACGTTCCTCGGCTTGCCGATGCAGACCTTCCTGCCGGTGCTCGCACAGCAGGTGTTCGGACAGGGCGTCGACACCTACAGCCGGATGATGTCGTTCTCGGGCGCCGGAGCGGTCACCGGCGCGCTGGCCGTTGCGTGGCTGGGCCGCTTCCACGGCATGGGCAAGGTGCTGCTCGGGCTGCAGGCGACGTTCAGCCTGCTGGTGATTGCCGTCGCGTGGTCGCGCTCGGTCCACCTCACCTACCTGCTGCTGTTTGCAGCCGGCTTGTCGACGATCATCACGTCGTCGCTGGTGACCTCGCTCGTGCAGTTGGTGGCGCCAGACGCCATGCGCGGCCGGGTGATGAGCATCTACATGGTGGCGTTCCGCGGCGGCATGCCCCTCGGCAGCCTCGTGAGCGGCGCGCTCATTTCGCGCATCGGCCTGCCGGTCGTGCTGACGCTGAATGGCAGCCTCCTGTGCCTGGCTGCCCTCTACTTCCTGACTCGCCGTGAAGGGGTCGTTCGTGTCTGA
- a CDS encoding Gfo/Idh/MocA family protein, translating to MSQSTSRRDFIRTVGAGAVAAAGTISTSTSASARPMSTPAKARILGANDRINIGFVGCGGRMNTHITHVMGRNKAKGDVQAIAVNDIWETRKKLAQQKTAVDDKSVYHDYRELVVRPDIDAVVIGSPDHWHYAHTMAALEAGKDVYLEKPMTYTVDEARKIAEYVKTSGRILQVGSQYTSLDHFHKAKKAIEDGLIGDIVWTSGGFGRNSTKRGNEWNYKIDPDANPSNLDWKAFIGSAPKRDWDPARYFRWRKYWDYSGGIATDLFYHTVSPILMAVGPEFPVRVTAGGGIYVQKDREVPDTFFMNVDYSDWTMQLACSVTSGKGAPLVFHGSQGTIMVAEDSEAFQNTEMVVTPDRDYKDDFVKKTGAEELKIAVQPFVRGEHPHMDNFLESMRTRQKPNLDAELGYRAMAAIAGGVTAYRKGKVVGFDTKAEKLT from the coding sequence GTGAGCCAATCCACCAGCAGACGCGACTTCATCCGCACCGTCGGCGCAGGCGCCGTTGCCGCCGCCGGCACGATCTCGACTTCGACGTCCGCCTCCGCGCGGCCCATGTCGACGCCCGCCAAGGCCCGTATCCTCGGTGCCAACGACCGCATCAACATCGGCTTTGTCGGCTGTGGCGGCCGCATGAACACCCACATCACGCACGTGATGGGCCGCAACAAGGCCAAGGGCGACGTGCAGGCGATTGCCGTCAACGACATCTGGGAGACGCGCAAGAAGCTGGCGCAGCAGAAGACCGCTGTCGACGACAAGTCCGTGTACCACGACTACCGCGAACTGGTCGTGCGCCCGGACATCGATGCGGTCGTGATCGGGTCACCCGATCACTGGCACTACGCCCACACGATGGCGGCGCTCGAGGCCGGCAAGGATGTCTACCTCGAGAAGCCGATGACCTACACGGTGGACGAGGCGCGCAAAATCGCCGAGTACGTCAAGACGAGCGGCAGGATCCTGCAGGTCGGCAGCCAGTACACCTCCCTCGATCACTTCCACAAGGCGAAGAAGGCCATCGAGGACGGGCTGATCGGCGACATCGTCTGGACGTCGGGCGGATTCGGGCGCAACAGCACGAAGCGCGGCAACGAGTGGAACTACAAGATCGACCCCGACGCGAATCCGTCCAACCTCGACTGGAAGGCCTTCATCGGCAGTGCGCCGAAGCGTGACTGGGATCCGGCGCGGTACTTCCGGTGGCGCAAGTACTGGGACTACTCCGGTGGCATCGCGACCGACCTCTTCTACCACACGGTCTCGCCGATCCTGATGGCCGTCGGACCTGAGTTCCCGGTGCGCGTGACCGCGGGCGGGGGCATCTACGTGCAGAAGGATCGTGAGGTCCCCGACACCTTCTTCATGAACGTCGACTACAGCGACTGGACGATGCAGCTGGCCTGCTCGGTGACGAGCGGCAAGGGCGCGCCGCTCGTGTTCCACGGCTCGCAGGGCACGATCATGGTCGCCGAGGACAGCGAAGCCTTCCAGAACACCGAGATGGTCGTCACTCCGGATCGCGACTACAAGGACGACTTCGTCAAGAAGACCGGCGCCGAGGAACTGAAGATCGCGGTGCAGCCGTTCGTGCGTGGCGAACACCCGCACATGGACAACTTCCTCGAGTCGATGCGCACACGGCAGAAGCCGAATCTCGATGCCGAACTCGGCTACCGCGCCATGGCGGCGATTGCTGGCGGCGTGACGGCCTACCGCAAGGGCAAGGTCGTCGGCTTCGACACCAAGGCCGAGAAGCTCACCTAA
- a CDS encoding deoxyhypusine synthase family protein, which translates to MSGPISQFIDRHYRHFNAAALKDAADAYTAHLASGGSMLVTLAGAMSTAELGCSLAEMIRQGKVTGICCTGANLEEDVFNLVAHDHYVRLPDYRDLTPADEQGLLDRHLNRVTDTCIPEHEAMRRIESAVLDRWVQHDRDGTPLFPHEFMYEILLSGVLAESYQIDPKDSWMMAAAERKLPMIVPGWEDSTLGNMYAGHCISGDVKNVHTVRTGIEYMMRLADWYQELAPTSSIGFFQIGGGIAGDFPICVVPMLHQDLQRPEVPLWGYFCQISDSTTSYGSYSGAVPNEKITWGKLGIDTPKFIIESDATIVAPLMFARILGW; encoded by the coding sequence ATGTCTGGCCCCATTTCCCAATTCATCGATCGTCACTACCGCCATTTCAACGCCGCGGCCCTCAAGGACGCGGCCGATGCCTACACCGCGCACCTCGCCTCCGGCGGCTCGATGCTCGTGACGCTGGCAGGCGCCATGAGCACGGCCGAACTCGGCTGCTCGCTGGCCGAGATGATCCGGCAGGGCAAGGTGACCGGCATCTGCTGCACCGGGGCCAACCTCGAGGAAGACGTCTTCAACCTCGTGGCGCACGATCACTACGTGCGGCTGCCGGACTACCGCGACCTCACGCCGGCCGACGAGCAGGGCCTGCTCGATCGGCACCTCAATCGCGTCACCGACACGTGCATCCCCGAGCACGAGGCGATGCGGCGTATCGAGTCAGCGGTACTGGACCGGTGGGTGCAGCATGACCGCGACGGAACCCCCCTGTTCCCGCACGAGTTCATGTACGAGATCCTCCTCAGCGGTGTCCTCGCGGAGTCCTACCAGATCGACCCGAAGGATTCCTGGATGATGGCCGCGGCGGAGCGCAAGCTGCCGATGATCGTGCCGGGCTGGGAAGACTCGACGCTCGGCAACATGTACGCGGGCCATTGCATCTCGGGTGACGTGAAGAACGTGCACACCGTGCGTACCGGCATCGAGTACATGATGCGGCTCGCGGACTGGTACCAGGAACTGGCGCCGACGTCCTCGATCGGCTTCTTCCAGATCGGCGGCGGCATCGCCGGCGACTTCCCGATCTGCGTCGTGCCGATGCTGCACCAGGATCTGCAGCGGCCCGAGGTGCCCCTGTGGGGCTACTTCTGCCAGATCAGCGATTCGACTACCAGCTACGGTTCTTATTCGGGCGCCGTGCCCAACGAGAAGATCACCTGGGGCAAGCTCGGCATCGACACCCCAAAGTTCATCATCGAGTCCGACGCCACGATCGTCGCGCCGCTGATGTTTGCGCGCATCCTCGGATGGTAG
- a CDS encoding methyltransferase domain-containing protein, translated as MVETKRGAAWPLFLISFLVLFLEVTLIRWMPAYIRLLAYFSNFILLASFLGIGVGCLLAPVRGNLLRWFPLVQVLLVLAVAVGRIDIAVPQTSESIYFSSGTTNVVVPVESTWFLPLLCMAVALLFVTLSQRLGREMNAHAPLRAYLVNLAGSLAGVICFGALSAWQLPPVAWFGLGFLAAVPFLLEQPRVWAASGLVLLAVSLGVTHRLSGDTLWSPYYKITAHTQGKETVVEVNNIFHQSMAPVREKEYFYQWPYQVFGERFDDVLILGAGSGTDVASALQHGAKRVDAVEIDPVIVRLGREYHPDGPYKDPRVQVVTDDARHYLRTSDQKYDLVVFALIDSLTLQSSFSAVRLESFMFTEEAFRAASQRLKPNGVLVVYNYFREKWLVDRLANSARNVFGEEPRVHIHKEHGYLGVMIAGPGTRAVTNWPSPPEKVAAYNHPDVVSPGVPLDRDGSIQPATDDWPFLYMREPHLPTHYAWALLGVLVVSVLAVLAALRLVGTDSGGSLRVMPLVPFFVLGAGFMILETKAITQFALIWGSTWVVASATIASVLVMAALGAWLASRLVRIRPWAVGAPLLGLLLLAYLLPIGTISFGSLAAETAFYSMLTFSPVLLAGLLFSGSLKQADNVAFAYGANLLGAMLGGVGEYLALVTGYRVLLVVIALCYVAAILLYPRERTSTV; from the coding sequence ATGGTAGAGACCAAGCGGGGGGCCGCGTGGCCCCTGTTCCTGATTTCCTTCCTCGTCCTGTTCCTCGAGGTCACGCTGATCCGGTGGATGCCGGCGTACATCCGCCTGCTGGCATACTTCTCGAACTTCATCCTGCTGGCGAGCTTCCTCGGCATCGGCGTCGGCTGCCTCCTCGCGCCGGTTCGCGGCAATCTCCTGCGCTGGTTCCCGCTGGTGCAGGTGCTGCTCGTGCTCGCGGTCGCCGTCGGGCGGATCGACATCGCGGTGCCGCAGACCTCCGAGAGCATCTACTTCTCGAGCGGCACGACCAACGTCGTGGTGCCCGTCGAAAGCACGTGGTTCCTGCCGCTGCTCTGCATGGCCGTCGCGCTGTTGTTCGTGACGCTGTCGCAGCGGCTCGGGCGCGAGATGAATGCCCACGCGCCGCTACGTGCGTACCTCGTGAACCTCGCCGGCAGTCTGGCCGGCGTGATCTGCTTCGGCGCGCTCTCGGCGTGGCAGTTGCCTCCGGTGGCCTGGTTCGGGCTCGGCTTCCTCGCCGCAGTGCCGTTCCTGCTCGAGCAGCCCCGCGTGTGGGCGGCAAGCGGCCTGGTGCTGCTTGCGGTTTCGCTCGGCGTCACGCACCGGCTCTCGGGTGACACGCTGTGGTCACCGTATTACAAGATCACGGCGCACACGCAGGGCAAGGAGACCGTGGTGGAGGTGAACAACATCTTCCACCAGTCGATGGCGCCGGTCCGGGAGAAGGAATACTTCTACCAGTGGCCGTACCAGGTCTTCGGCGAGCGCTTCGATGACGTCCTCATCCTGGGCGCCGGATCGGGCACCGACGTCGCCTCGGCGTTGCAACACGGGGCCAAGCGCGTCGATGCCGTCGAAATCGATCCGGTCATCGTCCGGCTGGGTCGCGAGTACCATCCGGATGGGCCCTACAAGGATCCGCGCGTCCAGGTCGTCACCGACGACGCGCGGCATTACCTGCGGACGTCGGACCAAAAGTACGACCTGGTCGTGTTCGCGCTGATCGACTCGCTCACGTTGCAGTCGTCGTTCTCCGCGGTTCGCCTCGAGAGCTTCATGTTCACCGAGGAGGCGTTTCGCGCCGCCAGCCAGCGGCTGAAGCCGAATGGCGTGCTCGTGGTCTACAACTACTTCCGCGAGAAATGGCTGGTCGACCGGCTCGCCAATTCGGCGCGCAACGTCTTCGGCGAGGAACCGCGCGTCCACATCCACAAGGAGCACGGGTACCTCGGCGTGATGATTGCCGGCCCGGGCACCAGGGCCGTGACCAACTGGCCGTCGCCGCCCGAAAAGGTCGCGGCCTACAACCATCCCGACGTCGTCAGCCCCGGTGTGCCGCTCGACCGTGACGGGTCCATCCAGCCCGCGACCGACGACTGGCCGTTCCTGTACATGCGCGAGCCGCACCTGCCGACACACTATGCCTGGGCACTGCTCGGCGTGCTCGTCGTCTCCGTGCTGGCGGTCCTGGCGGCGCTGCGACTGGTCGGCACGGACAGTGGCGGAAGCCTTCGCGTGATGCCCCTCGTGCCGTTCTTCGTGCTGGGCGCCGGGTTCATGATCCTCGAGACCAAGGCAATCACGCAGTTCGCGCTGATCTGGGGATCGACATGGGTCGTGGCCTCGGCCACCATCGCCTCGGTGCTGGTGATGGCGGCGTTGGGCGCGTGGCTGGCGAGCCGCCTGGTACGCATCCGTCCGTGGGCGGTCGGCGCGCCGTTGCTGGGACTGCTATTGCTCGCGTATCTGTTGCCGATCGGCACGATCAGCTTCGGGTCGCTCGCTGCCGAGACGGCGTTCTACTCGATGCTGACGTTCAGCCCGGTGCTGCTGGCCGGCCTGCTGTTCAGCGGCAGCCTCAAGCAGGCCGACAACGTCGCGTTCGCGTACGGCGCGAACCTGCTCGGCGCCATGCTGGGCGGGGTGGGGGAGTATCTCGCGCTGGTCACGGGCTACCGCGTGCTGCTCGTCGTGATCGCGTTGTGCTACGTTGCGGCAATCCTGCTGTATCCACGAGAGAGGACGTCCACGGTGTAG
- a CDS encoding cyclase family protein, with protein MSWIDEYVKSGTALDVTVTLSERLAPWPGQEVWQFSPLLRMDKGDVCNVSMYRVSCHAGTHVDSPWHFGMSPKTLEAIPLEQMITPARLLDLTHVQAAITKADLVGKIEGARAVLCKTTNSGTLESGAPFNTEFVYIAEDAAQYLVECGVRTVGVDYLSVEGFHAPEPVTHRALLGNDVFIVEGLDLTKAAPGDYLFVVLPLKVEGADGSPARAVLLS; from the coding sequence ATGTCCTGGATTGACGAATACGTGAAGTCCGGCACGGCCCTGGACGTGACGGTGACGCTCAGCGAGCGGCTCGCGCCGTGGCCGGGCCAGGAGGTCTGGCAGTTCAGCCCGTTGCTGCGGATGGACAAGGGCGACGTCTGCAACGTGTCGATGTACCGGGTGTCATGCCATGCCGGCACGCACGTGGATTCGCCGTGGCACTTCGGCATGAGCCCGAAGACGCTCGAGGCGATTCCACTCGAGCAGATGATCACGCCGGCGCGCCTGCTCGACCTGACGCATGTCCAGGCGGCGATCACGAAGGCCGATCTCGTCGGCAAGATCGAGGGTGCGCGCGCCGTACTCTGCAAGACCACCAACTCCGGCACGCTCGAGAGCGGCGCGCCATTCAACACTGAGTTCGTCTACATCGCGGAGGACGCCGCGCAGTACCTGGTCGAATGCGGCGTGCGGACGGTGGGTGTCGACTACCTGTCGGTGGAGGGCTTTCACGCACCCGAACCGGTCACGCACCGTGCCCTGCTTGGCAACGACGTCTTCATTGTCGAGGGCCTCGACTTGACGAAGGCGGCGCCCGGCGACTACCTGTTCGTGGTGCTGCCGCTGAAGGTCGAAGGGGCGGACGGCTCGCCGGCGCGTGCCGTGTTGCTGTCGTAG
- a CDS encoding MFS transporter, giving the protein MNQRRLFIASCVALIATAMSFAIRGDIMGQVQQELSLTDVQVGWILGAAFWGFGLSILFGGPLCDLLGMGTIMRLAAAGHIVGALLTIVSTNFTVFFLSTVVVGIANGLVEAAINPLIATIYAGNKTAKLTTLHAWFPGGIVIGGVLAFLMTQVGFGWKAKVLTLLVPSVIYFVMFMGQRFPATEREAAGVPFGDMFKELARPLFVLVWFCMILTAGTELGAGSWIPTIFNRVTQSATQAGILQVVWINMVMYLMRQFGHNVSHKIAPTGLIAVSALVAAVGLYLFSHATTVTAAFLWAGVFAVGIAFWWPTMLGITSERFPRSGALGLAVIGATGSFATALSGPVMGWISETHGTAQVLPIWSGLPLLLIVIFGAIYMVDKGKGGYKAEKIA; this is encoded by the coding sequence ATGAACCAACGTCGTCTCTTCATCGCCAGCTGTGTCGCCCTCATCGCCACGGCGATGTCGTTCGCCATTCGCGGCGACATCATGGGCCAGGTCCAGCAGGAACTGAGCCTCACGGACGTGCAGGTCGGGTGGATCCTCGGCGCGGCATTCTGGGGCTTCGGTCTGTCGATCTTGTTCGGCGGGCCGCTTTGCGACCTGCTGGGCATGGGCACGATCATGCGCCTGGCGGCCGCTGGTCACATCGTTGGCGCACTCCTCACCATCGTCTCGACCAACTTCACCGTGTTCTTCCTCTCGACCGTCGTGGTGGGCATCGCCAACGGCCTCGTTGAGGCGGCGATCAATCCGCTGATCGCAACCATCTACGCCGGGAACAAGACGGCCAAGCTGACGACACTCCACGCCTGGTTCCCCGGCGGGATCGTCATTGGCGGCGTCCTGGCGTTCCTGATGACGCAGGTGGGATTCGGCTGGAAGGCCAAGGTGCTGACGCTGCTGGTGCCGTCGGTGATCTACTTCGTGATGTTCATGGGGCAGAGGTTCCCTGCCACCGAGCGCGAAGCTGCCGGCGTGCCGTTTGGCGACATGTTCAAGGAACTGGCTCGCCCCCTGTTCGTGCTGGTGTGGTTCTGCATGATCCTGACCGCGGGCACCGAGCTCGGCGCCGGCAGCTGGATTCCGACCATCTTCAATCGCGTCACCCAGAGCGCGACGCAGGCCGGTATCCTCCAGGTGGTCTGGATCAACATGGTGATGTACCTGATGCGGCAATTCGGCCACAACGTCTCGCACAAGATCGCGCCCACCGGCCTCATCGCCGTCAGTGCCCTCGTGGCCGCCGTCGGCCTCTACCTGTTCAGCCACGCGACGACTGTCACCGCGGCATTCCTGTGGGCCGGCGTGTTCGCGGTTGGCATCGCGTTCTGGTGGCCGACGATGCTCGGCATCACGTCCGAGCGCTTCCCGCGCTCCGGCGCGCTGGGGCTGGCGGTGATCGGTGCCACAGGCAGCTTCGCCACGGCGCTGTCGGGCCCCGTGATGGGCTGGATCAGCGAGACGCATGGCACCGCTCAGGTGCTGCCGATCTGGTCGGGCCTGCCGCTGCTCCTGATCGTGATCTTCGGCGCCATCTACATGGTGGACAAGGGCAAGGGCGGGTACAAGGCAGAGAAGATCGCGTAA